The sequence GCCCCGATGCATAGACAGGCCCGCGCTTCTTGCGCCGCCTGCCCTTCTTCTTGCCGACGCGTCCTGGGCCATTGCCCGTATGGGCCTGGCCAGAACCATCGGCGGTCCCGACATGGTTCCGTGGCGTGGCCACGGAATCACTGACGGGCGCACCGGACTCCGCGATCAGCGGATCCTCGCCCGAGATTGTCACATCAAATCCTTCGGCTGCGCGGACACAGGGCAAAATGAGCCCGGCGCGCAGCTCATCGCGTGCCTTGTTGGGGCTGAGTGTAGCAGCAAGCAGCGACGGCACAAGCGCAGGCCGGCAATGAGCTTTGCCGGCAAGGCGGTCCGGCCCGCCGGGCTCCGGCGCCAGATGGCGGACTCGTCATGCTTAACGGATTCCTTCCGCTTCTTGGAAAAGCCACAAATTGCCGTTCTTTGAAGGCAAGTGCAGCTGCGCCAAGCGAGCCGATCGCACGCATTTCGGGAGGTGGGTTGCCTCATCGGCCTTGGCGTGAGAGTTTTATCGAACGATTAACCAGGCTTGGAGCCTCCTTGATCCGACTATCAAACCCGATGCGCTCGCGATCCCGCCGCATCCAGCCTGCCCTTTCCGGGTGGATGCGTGGCCTGATCGGCCTGTCGCTGGGACTGCTGCTCCCGGCCGTGGCCCTTGCTGATGACAGCACGTCGCGCGAGCTCATCGAGGCCCGCATCGCCTATTACGCCAAGACCTACAACGTGCCGGTCGACCTGCTGCGAAAAGTGGTCCGCACCGAAAGCACTTTCAATCCCGCGGCGCGCAACGGTCCCTATTGGGGCCTGATGCAGATCCGGCATAACACCGCCCAGGGCCTCGGCTACCAGGGTTCGCCCACCGGCCTTCTCGACGCGGAAACCAACCTGATCTATGGCGGCGCCTATCTGGCCAATGCCTATATCGTCGCCGGCGGCAACGCCGCCCGCGCCCACAGCCTCTACAAGAGCGGCTATTACTACGAGGCGAAGCGCAAGCGCTTGCTGTCGAAACTGATCAAGGTTCCGATGGGCACGACGCCGGTGCTGGTCGCCGGCAAGATCGTCACCCGCCCGTCGAACAAGTCCATGCTGGCGCTCGCCGCCCCGGTCGCCGCAACGCCGGCGGCGCAGAAGGCGCCGACGGCAAAGCTGGTGCTGGCCGAGGGCGCCAAGCCCGATATCGCCGCCGAGGCGGACGCAGCCTCGGTCGCCGTCGCGACGGCCATGGCGCCCGTCCCCCTGCGCAAGCCCGTCGTCGCCGCCCCTGTCGTCGAGATGGCGGCCATCGTCCCGCCGATCCTGCCGCGTCCCCGGCCCGCCACGTCGGTGCAGGTCGCGACCAGCCAGGATGCCGACGGCAAGGAAACCAAGGGATCGGCCGCGGCCCCGGTTCGCGGGCTGCTCTACGCGACCGCGATCCTGCCGCCTTCGAAGGTCATCCGGCCCGACTATGCCGAGCAGACCCTCGCCCAGCCGGAATTGGCGCTGGCCAGCGCGTCGTCGTCGCGCTTCGCCAAGGATGCGACGGCCATAGCCTTCGCGACGCCCTCGCAGGCACGGCTTTCCGCCGCTCACAAGCTGCCAGCCGCCATTCGCATCGCCTCGACCGATGATGGCATCCGCTCCGATGCGCCCGGCTGCTGCCGGATGGATGCGCCCGTCGACGCAGCCGCCGCTCCCCTGCCCCGCGCCCGCCCCGCCCACAAGGCCAACTGAGCCACTTCCAGGCCTGACGACAGCTTGACCCAGGATCGTCCCGATGCCTAGCTGACGTCATCCGGCACGGGCCGGTTGCGATCGAGACCCCATCCGCAAGAGACGGGGCTCGTGACGGGAGGGACGGAGCATGAGAACCTTCACCGAAGGCGGCACGATGCAGGTCGCCTATGTCGTCCGCGATCTCGAAGCGGCGATGAAGCGTCACTGGGACATCTTCAAGATCGGCCCCTGGGACATCTACCAGTTCGAACCCGGCAAGGTTCAGAACTATTTCTATCGCGGCAAGCCGGCGACGCACACCTGCCTGATCGCGGTCGCCTGGAGCGGCGACACCCAGCTCGAACTGATGCAGCCGCTGACCGGCTACAGCATCTATGACGAGCATCTCGAAAAGCACGGCGAAGGCCTGCACCACATCAAGCTGTTCTACGCGGATTGCCAGAAGGCGGTCGAGACCTTCACCCGGAAAGGCTATCCGGTGATCCAGAGCGGCCGGATCGACGAGGACGAGCACTACTATCTCGATACCGAGAAGGACTTTGGCTACATCGTCGAACTCGGCAATGCCGGCCGGATCCGTCCGGCCGAGCGCCGCTACCCGGCCTGACGCCGCCTCGTCGGCGCGCACGGACACTAAGGCCCCCTTGCGATCCGGTGCCGCAGCCGCCACCTGTCGGTGGCCATTGCATGCATCGGAGCGACACATGACTTTCAACGGGCTCTGGGCGACGAAGACGGGCGACGCGGTTTCCGTCGCCCTTGTCGGCCTCGAAGACGACCAGCTGATGGATGGCGACGTCACCGTCGCCGTCGATTATTCCACCGTCAATTACAAGGACGGGCTGGCCGTCACGGGCCGCGGCGCGATCATCCGAAAATTCCCGCTGATCCCGGGCATCGACCTCGCCGGCACGGTCGAGAGCTCGCGCAATCCCGGCTTCAAGCCCGGCGACCGGGTCGTGCTGAACGGCTTCGAGCTAAGCATGACGCATCATGGCGGCTATGCGCAGCGCGCCCGCGTGCCTGCCGAATGGCTTGTGAAGCTGCCCGATACCATTTCCGCGAAGGAGGCGATGGCGATCGGCACCGCGGGCTACACGGCGATGCTGAGCGTGCTGGCGCTGGAGCATGG is a genomic window of Kaistia defluvii containing:
- a CDS encoding VOC family protein produces the protein MRTFTEGGTMQVAYVVRDLEAAMKRHWDIFKIGPWDIYQFEPGKVQNYFYRGKPATHTCLIAVAWSGDTQLELMQPLTGYSIYDEHLEKHGEGLHHIKLFYADCQKAVETFTRKGYPVIQSGRIDEDEHYYLDTEKDFGYIVELGNAGRIRPAERRYPA
- a CDS encoding transglycosylase SLT domain-containing protein, with the translated sequence MIRLSNPMRSRSRRIQPALSGWMRGLIGLSLGLLLPAVALADDSTSRELIEARIAYYAKTYNVPVDLLRKVVRTESTFNPAARNGPYWGLMQIRHNTAQGLGYQGSPTGLLDAETNLIYGGAYLANAYIVAGGNAARAHSLYKSGYYYEAKRKRLLSKLIKVPMGTTPVLVAGKIVTRPSNKSMLALAAPVAATPAAQKAPTAKLVLAEGAKPDIAAEADAASVAVATAMAPVPLRKPVVAAPVVEMAAIVPPILPRPRPATSVQVATSQDADGKETKGSAAAPVRGLLYATAILPPSKVIRPDYAEQTLAQPELALASASSSRFAKDATAIAFATPSQARLSAAHKLPAAIRIASTDDGIRSDAPGCCRMDAPVDAAAAPLPRARPAHKAN